In Hydra vulgaris chromosome 06, alternate assembly HydraT2T_AEP, a genomic segment contains:
- the LOC136081242 gene encoding uncharacterized protein LOC136081242 has translation MVKIYADDTKILSAVYSIEDAKLVQKDLNIIEDWSEKWLIKLNESKCVVMQYGKNNINFNYTVNGSKNNNSTHERDLGVNFDTSLKWKKHIVACSSKANAIMGMIKNTFVHLDQHLLKQLYTTFVRPLIEFAAPV, from the coding sequence atggTGAAAATATATGCAGACGACACTAAAATCTTATCAGCTGTATATTCAATTGAGGACGCCAAATTAgttcaaaaagatttaaatattatagaaGATTGGTCAGAAAAATGGTTAATCAAACTGAATGAAAGTAAATGTGTAGTTATGCAATATggaaaaaacaacataaattttaattacacaGTAAATgggtcaaaaaataataattctacGCATGAACGTGATCTTGGTGTAAATTTTGATACATCACTGAAATGGAAGAAACACATAGTAGCGTGTTCATCAAAAGCTAATGCAATAATGGGAAtgataaaaaacacttttgttcATTTGGATCAGCATCTTCTCAAGCAACTATATACTACTTTTGTTAGACCTCTGATTGAATTTGCAGCGCCAGTTTAA
- the LOC136081241 gene encoding uncharacterized protein LOC136081241, producing MWSSSEQLELLSQYGDVILMDSTFKVNSQGFPLFTLLVTDAFGIGQPVAHCLLQREDIPSISEFLVWLKEGLNKAIFVIDKDSAEIGAIRNTFPGSSIFLCRFHMLKAFLEELNKHKFPEERRSKIYGIFENMVKCSSQDEYDVLVKEFEYAGSELSYYFNCNWNTVSMIPMFAGYTRIGKLHLDNHTTNRLECFHAKIKKVINSSKIKMSFLVEKLLSIAIIRSVETKHSYFNATMKTPIKIPNELSDAVAKVSSYALKNGEATILHEIQ from the exons ATGTGGTCATCATCAGAACAATTAGAATTATTGTCACAATATGGTGATGTTATTCTGATGGATTCAACCTTCAAA gtcAATTCCCAAGGATTCCCTTTGTTTACATTACTAGTCACTGATGCTTTTGGAATTGGTCAACCCGTAGCTCATTGTCTTTTGCAAAGAGAAGATATTCCTAGTATTTCTGAATTTTTAGTTTGGCTTAAAGAAGGTTTAAACAAAGCAATATTTGTTATTGATAAAGACTCTGCTGAAATTGGGGCTATTCGAAACACCTTTCCTGGTAGCTCCATATTTCTTTGTCGCTTTCACATGCTTAAAGCATTTTTAGAAGAGCTAAACAAGCATAAGTTTCCGGAAGAAAGACGTAGCAAAATTTACGGG atttttgaAAACATGGTAAAGTGTAGTTCCCAAGATGAGTATGATGTATTAGTCAAGGAATTTGAATATGCTGGGTCAGAacttagttattattttaactgtAATTGGAACACTGTTTCAATGATTCCTATGTTTGCTGGCTACACTCGTATTGGTAAGCTTCATCTGGATAACCACACTACAAATCGCCTTGAATGCTTtcatgcaaaaattaaaaaagtcatcaattcctcaaaaatcaaaatgtctTTTCTAGTTGAAAAGCTACTTAGTATTGCAATc ATTCGTTCTGTGGAAACAAAACACAGCTACTTTAATGCAACTATGAAGACACCAATAAAAATACCTAACGAGCTTTCGGATGCTGTTGCAAAAGTATCTTCATATGCACTTAAAAATGGTGAAGCAACTATACTTCATGAAATCCAATGA
- the LOC136081697 gene encoding uncharacterized protein LOC136081697, which translates to MVSPVRLSQRQISDSNLKGFSQVPVIDMPPHCSMFSMNPSHVPLSDCNLNGTMDKTLVALLIKMKTSIKELQRQSEINTQLLQTLLDNKYKYDDSMLEEYNLPIDNIKDLDVFDSARQGDFQQAGDCSCQQGWPINQRNCKKGH; encoded by the exons ATGGTGTCTCCAGTGCGCTTGTCTCAAAGGCAGATAAGTGACAGCAACTTAAAAG GATTTTCCCAAGTTCCAGTAATTGATATGCCACCGCATTGTTCAATGTTTTCAATGAACCCGTCTCATGTTCCTTTAAGTGATTGCAATTTAAATG GAACTATGGATAAAACATTGGttgctttattaattaaaatgaaaacatcaaTTAAAGAATTACAGCGTCAATCCGAAATCAACACCCAGTTACTTCAAACACTGCTTGATAATAAGTACAAGTATGATGACAGCATGCTTGAAGAATACAATCTTCCGATTgataatattaaagatttagATGTATTTGACAGTGCAAGACAAGGCGATTTTCAACAAGCTG GTGATTGCTCTTGCCAGCAAGGGTGGCCAATCAATCAGAGAAATTGTAAAAAGGGCCATTAA
- the LOC136081696 gene encoding uncharacterized protein LOC136081696, which produces MAEEKAVAEEKVKSRKRARHWDDEETKILISKWSEDNIQEKLKSCTRKGKIWEEILLFLQASGYEDRDKEMCKTRIHTLTSAYRNYIDNKRNTSGTGPSKKPSCFDEIDKVLSDKPTTLPTFLKSSSGMNVIIEKTAEVNNFNNCVNELVNCEHIDIETTPSSSKSEELVKKDNSFYFKKSKKKKSRSEVMFEQLNATVNKFMTSQADIDHKILESILENHKQEESCVILKVRQVEDLYFIEIELSLADLTLEKLTCTIKEEFSVQDNASLLITKLPNVLIRNDKDVKRLKSGTEIEFLIMIKKM; this is translated from the exons ATGGCGGAGGAAAAAGCTGTTGCTGaagaaaaagttaaatctaGAAAGAGAGCTAGACATTGGGATGATGAGgaaacaaaaatactaattagtAAATGGTCAGAAGATAATATCCAAGAAAAGTTGAAGTCATGCACAag aAAAGGAAAAATTTGGGAGGAAATTTTGCTATTCTTGCAAGCTTCTGGATATGAAGACAGAGATAAAGAGATGTGTAAAACAAGAATTCACACATTGACAAGTGCATATCGcaattatattgataataaacgAAATACAAGTGGGACTGGTCCTTCCAAAAAACCATCCTGCTTTGATGAAATTGATAAGGTTCTTAGTGACAAACCAACCACATTaccaacttttttgaaaagttcCTCAGGCAtgaatgttattattgaaaaaactgcagaagtgaataattttaataattgtgtTAATGAGTTAGTAAACTGTGAACATATAGACATTGAAACTACTCCGTCAAGTTCTAAATCTGAAGAGTtggtaaaaaaagataatagtttttactttaaaaaatccaaaaagaaaaaatcaagaagTGAGGTAATGTTTGAACAATTAAATGCCactgttaataaatttatgaccTCTCAGGCTGATattgatcataaaattttagaaagtatTTTAGAAAACCACAAACAAGAAGAATCATGTGTTATATTAAAAGTTCGTCAAGTtgaagatttatattttattgaaatagaaCTTTCATTGGCAGATTTGACACTAGAAAAACTTACTTGCACAATAAAAGAGGAATTTTCAGTTCAAGATAATGCATCTTTATTGATTACCAAGTTACCAAATGTACTTATCCGAAATGATAAGGATGTTAAACGTCTTAAAAGTGGGACTGAGATAGAGtttttaattatgattaaaaaaatgtga
- the LOC136081240 gene encoding uncharacterized protein LOC136081240: MVNCWNEDDWIKNIRMSKAAFNYLCKEVSPFMPIQGTNFRKSLPLEMKLAVTLYFLSGSADYRTIANLFGLGKSTVCTIVHRICKHFVDNLMKKYISLPSREETMEIIVSFEKLYGFPQVVGAVDGCHIRIKAPHKNSEDYINRKEYHSIILQGLVDSKYLFRDIFVGWTGKSHDSRVFKNSPLYKECLARTFLPTNLSKIIDNIEIGPLILGDSAYPLKNWLMKPYSDRGNLSIEEAKFNVSLSKCRVVVENGFGRLKGRFQCLLKRLDTTVEHTVNIVTTCCILHNFCTLTKQKYLNEWIEQTEIDLVNPILNHSCIELDNKAEFIRNSIKKHYFTTV; encoded by the coding sequence ATGGTAAACTGTTGGAACGAAGATGATTGGATAAAAAACATAAGAATGTCTAAAGCAGCCTTTAATTATCTGTGCAAGGAAGTTTCACCTTTTATGCCTATACAAGGCACTAACTTTCGTAAATCTTTGCCTTTAGAAATGAAGTTAGCTGTGacactttactttttaagtgGATCTGCAGATTACCGAACAATAGCCAATTTATTTGGCTTAGGAAAATCAACTGTTTGTACAATAGTTCACagaatttgtaaacattttgttGATAACTTAATGAAGAAATACATTTCCTTACCCTCAAGGGAAGAAACAATGGAGATTATagtaagttttgaaaaattatatggTTTTCCACAAGTAGTTGGAGCAGTTGATGGATGTCACATAAGAATAAAGGCTCCTCATAAAAATTCAGAGGACTATATAAACAGAAAAGAATATCACTCCATTATTTTACAGGGATTGGTAGAcagcaaatatttatttagagatATTTTTGTAGGGTGGACTGGCAAATCACACGATTCaagggtttttaaaaattctcccTTATATAAAGAGTGTCTGGCTAGAACCTTTTTACCtacaaacttatctaaaataattgataatattgaaattggTCCTCTTATCCTTGGTGATTCAGCATATCCCCTTAAAAATTGGCTTATGAAACCTTACTCAGATCGTGGAAATCTTAGTATAGAAGAAGCAAAGTTTAACGTTTCTCTTAGTAAATGTCGTGTGGTGGTGGAGAATGGATTTGGAAGATTAAAAGGTCGATTTCAATGTCTTTTAAAGAGATTAGATACAACAGTTGAACACACAGTCAATATTGTTACAACATGTTGTATACTACATAACTTCTGTACTTTGACAaagcaaaagtatttaaatgaaTGGATTGAACAAACAGAAATTGACTTAGTAAACCCTATATTAAACCACAGTTGCATTGAACTTGACAATAAAGCTGAGTTTATTAGAAAttccataaaaaaacattattttacaacTGTTTAg